Part of the Tenacibaculum sp. SZ-18 genome, GTTATATTATATATTTGCTTATCATCTTGAAAGAACTTTTTTTGGAAAAATTATCTTATTTTGGACAGCTCTTTTTACTGGATATATTTTTTTCATTAATTTAAACTTTTCTTTTAAAAACTTAGCAACAATTGCTATTTTATTTAGGTTAGTTTTTTTGTTAGCTATGCCTAACTTATCGCAAGACTTTTATAGGTTTATATGGGACGGAAGAATGATTTTAGAAAATTTAAATCCTTATATATCCCTTCCACAAACATTTATCGAGGAGGAATTTTTAATTATTGAGCAAGCTGAAGAGCTTTATGCGGGAATGGGACCAATGAATGGAAGTCATTACACCAACTATCCTCCATTAAATCAATTATGCTTTTTTATTGCAGCTTTATTTTCTGGTAAATCAATTTTAGGCTCTGTCATTATAATGCGTCTTCAAATTATTTTTGCAGATATTGGAATCATATATTTTGGATCGAAATTATTGCGTAAACTTGATATAAATCCGAATAACATATTTTTATATGCTCTCAATCCATTTATTATAATAGAGTTAACAGGAAATCTGCATTACGAACCAGTAATGTTATTTTTCTTAATTATAGCACTCTATCTTTTTCATAAAAGAAAATGGATATTATCTGGATTTATGTTTGCATTTTCCATTAGTATTAAATTAATCCCATTGTTATTTCTTCCCATATTTTTGAAACGTTTTCTATTAAGAGGTAGAAAGATAAAATGGAAAGAGAATGGGATTAAACTTCTACTTTTTTATGTTATTATCATTGGTACGAATGGAATATTATTTCTTCCTTTTATTTCAGAGTTTTTAATTAGTAATTACAGTAATTCTGTTGGACTATGGTTTCGATCATTTGAATTCAATGCAAGTTTATACTATATCTTCAGAGAAATAGGATATCTTTTCCGTGGTTATAATGAAATAGCAATCATTGGTAAAATTACGCCTATCCTAACCATTATCTTTATCTTATTAATAAGTTTATTTAGAAGAAATAAAACAACAACAGAAATCATAACCACTATGTTATTAGCATCGTCGTTCTATTATTTTACTACAACTACTATGCATCCATGGTATTTGGCAACACTAGTGGTATTATCAATATTTACAGAATATAGATTCCCTTTAATTTGGTCATTCATAATTATTTTGAGCTATCAAGCTTATGCAAATTTAACATGGAAAGAAAATTTATGGTTTGTAACTCTAGAATATAGTATCCTATACGGATTCTTAATTTATGAACTAAAAAAACCCACTCAAAGATTGAGTGGGAAAAATTGCTATGAAAAAGAAAAAGAAAGTGGTTTATAACCACATGACAAATATATGTCTTATTTCTTCTGACGCAAAAAAAATTAACATTAAATTCTTATTTTTCTAACATTAATCTATCTTCGATAAGTATATATTTTTCAGATGTTTCCGGACAAATAGCTCTTCCATTCTCATTAAAATTTAAACGATGTCCATTCTTACTTACCCAACCAATCGGTTTTGATGGGTTTCCAACTACTAATGCAAAAGCAGGTACATCCTTAGTTACAACAGCTCCAGCACCAATGAGTGCATATTCACCAATTGTAATACCGCATATAATTGTAGCGTTTGCACCAATACTTGCGCCTTTCTTTACCAAAGTTTGTTTAAATTCATTCTTTCTATTGACAGCGCTTCGCGGATTGATCACATTCGTAAAAACCATTGAAGGCCCCAAAAAAACATCATCTTCACAAATAACCCCTGTATAAATGGAAACATTATTTTGAACTTTTACGTTCTTTCCAAGAACAACAGAAGGGGAAACAACCACATTCTGACCTAAATTACAACCTTCACCAATACTGCAATTAGTCATTACATGACTGAAGTGCCAAATTTTGGTTCCTTGCCCAATAACACAGCCTTCATCTATAACCGCTGTTTCATGGGAAAAATATTCTTTTAACTTGCTCATATAACAAAATTAAAAAACTCAATCTAATGATTGAGTTTTTTCTATTTATTCTACCATAAAACTAATTGGCAATGTATATTTAACTTTAACAGCCTTGTCGTTTTGCATACCTGGCGTCAATTTAGGTATTTTACCAATGATTCTTCCAGCCTCCTTTTTTAGCTCCGGATGTGGGGCCCTTATTTGAATATCTGTAACATATCCATTTTTATCAATAACAAACTGAGTCATAATTCTCTTTTTTCCGCTTCTTAGTCCTAATTCGTTGGCTAACTCCGTATTAAAGTTTCGTAATACCAACTGCTTCATTTTACTTTCAAAACACCTTCTGTTCTCGATTTCAGAAGATCGTTCACAACCCTTAAAAATAGGAGCTCTCTGTACGTTATTTATTGATACAGGCCCAACCAATGTTGGTTCCTTATTTTCTGCAGGTATAACTTTGGTTGTGATTACTGGCGTATTATCAGAAACTACAATGGCAGGTTCCGTTACCTCAATCTTAGATGTTTCTTTTACTGGTTTAAAGTTAATAAGGGGAACTACTTTTGGAATAACTCTAGGTTTAGGGGTAGGTTTATGTACTTCAACTATTTTCGGAATCTTTACATAATCAGATAATGTGAACGTATTATCGTCGTTTATAATAAAATCTCGCGCAATTGCTTCTGATTTCTTTTCTGTTTGATGTTCTAATGTAACAAAAACAATAAACAAAACTAAAACTAAACCTAATTGTGTAAATATGTTAGAGTATTTCTCTAGCTGTTTTCTGGGATGCTTCTTTAACTTTTTCATAATGTAATAGTTTTAAATTAGAACTAATTAAATCCAAAAAACATGCCACAAAAAAAAACGACTCAAAAGAGTCGTTTTTAATAAATATTTGTATCTTCCTATTCAACGTTGAAAGTAATCGGTAAAGTATAACCCACTCTTACGGCCTTACCTCTTTGTCTACCAGGTTTCATTTTAGGTAACTTTTTTACAATTCGCTCAGCCTCTTTCTTTAATCTTGGATGTGGAGCTCTTGCTTGAATACTAGTAATCGAACCATCTTTGTCAATTTTAAATTGAACAAAAATTCTTTTTTTTCCTGATGGCAATCCTAATTCGTTTGCTAATTCAGCATCGAAATACCTCTGAACGTGCTTACGCATCTTCTTATTTAAACAATCTTTCTTTTGCTGGTTTGATCCTGTACATCCAGGGAAAACTGGTACATCTTCAATGATTGAAAAAGGTACATCCTCAATTACTTCTTCTTCCTCTACTGCCTCAACGATTTCTTCAACTTCTACAGATTCAGACTCATCAGTTTCAGTAGATTCAATAACTGTTTCTTCAATTTCCTTATCGTCTTCAACAACCTCGATTTTTTCTGGTGTTGGTGGTGGTGGAGTTACGGGTGGAGGCGGTGGTGGTGGTGGTGCATTAATTACTAAAGTCTCTTCATCAATGTCATTTCCTAAGTCCGCCACACCAAGATCACCAATAGATTTATCATAGGTCTTATGCTCAATTGCAACATATGTTACAAACAAAGCCAAAACTAAACCTAACTGAATGAACAGTTTACTGTAGTTTTCAAGGTTAAATTTTGGATTTTTCTTTATTTCCATCCTAATAGTTTTTATAAGGTTTGCTAATTTAAGTAATTTATTTCGACTTTTACAAGCTATTTAACAATTTGGACTGCTTTTTTTCAATATATGTGAAAGCTAAAACTGATATGAATGCCCCTAAACTATTTGCTACCATATCTAAGTATTCAAAGGTCCTATAATCCGTCAATAGTGATTGTAGAATTTCTAAAAGGATTCCAAACAAAATCACTAATAATATCACTGCAAATTTCGTGCCCTTTTTTCTTATTGCTAACAACCATAAAAAACCAAGAACAAAATAGGCCAATGTATGAAATGCTTTATCAGAATAACTTAAACTAACTGCAGGAGCATTAATTTTAATCAAACTTAAAACAGCTATTCCTACAGTTACAACAATTGCTAAATAAATAAATTTACTCTGCAATAATTTCTTTGTAAGCATCAGCATCTAATAAACTATCAACTTGAGCGTTATCAGAAATCTTAACCTTAATCATCCATCCTTCTCCGTAGGGATCAGAATTTACTAATTCTGGCTCGTCTTCTAATTTCTCATTAAATTCAATAATTTCTCCTGTTAAAGGCATAAATAAATCAGAAACTGTTTTTACGGCTTCAACAGAACCAAAAACTTCTTCTGTTTCAACTGTCTCATCTAATGTATCTACATCTACGTATACGATATCTCCTAATTCGCTCTGAGCAAAATCAGTAATACCTATAATAGCAACATCTCCTTCAACTTTTACCCATTCGTGGTCTTTAGTATACTTTAATTCAGCTGGAATATTCATTGTAGTTTTATTTTATGTGTTTTAAAATTTTAGTTTCCTAAGTTATATACTATGTTAAATCCTGCATTAATCGATTGACGGGGGAAATTTGTTGAAATTGCATAATCAAACGTATTATGATTATAATAAAAAGAAGCTCTTAAATTACTATTCAAATTATAATCTGCTAAAAACTTCAACCCAAACAATCGTTCTCCACCGGTTATTTGATTATTCTGCTCGTCTACCGACCTAATCAGTGTTAAATTATCTCTTAGTGAAATATCTGCTCTCAAATTAATATCTCCTTTAAGAGTTTCTTTTTTACCAGTGATTCTTGTTATCATTTTAACATCTTTAATTCGATATCCAAAACCAAAAATAAACTCAGTCCCTTTAATATCAGTTAAGGTGTTATTGTTAAAGTTCAAGGATAAACTTCTATCCTTTTTAATTTCACCTCTCAAAGAAAATGAATTCCTCATTTTCATATCCACTTTTATAAGTGGTGAAAACTCATCGATTAATGTTGCCGACGAAATTAATAATTCTGGTTGATAATTCCCCGAATTATTTGTTAAGCTTAAGTCGTTTTCATCGTATTGTAAATTATTAGTGAAATTAGCAATTGTATACGATGATTTATAACTATGAGAAAGCGTAAATGAAGAGAAGTTTTTCTTAAACCACTTTAACTTCATTAAACCATTATAACGCATAGTCCAGTTTGGTAATGGAATATTCCTGAAAATGTCTGTACTTGTCGAGTTAGCATTGGTACCTGAATAAGCAGCTAGAAATGCAGGCAGCATTGCTTGTTGACCATTTCTTTTAAAACCTGGATTATTATTGTTTGGATCAATATCATTTACAATTATACCACGTTCTGCAGCGATTCTGTTTGCTATAATATCTCTATTGTCTAAAAAGTTCTGATACAACGCATCTCCATCTGTAAACATGGTTCCTAACATGAAATGACTCGTGCTATAATTTCCAGTTTCAAATGCTCTTAAGGCTGGATTTTGTTCGTAATCGTTATTATTTGTGGGATCTCCGCCGGGTTTTAATATTACATCTAACTGTTGTGTGATGTTAGATGTCTTAATTCTATTACCTCTTAAATCTATTGTAAAGTCTTTTAAAGGTTTAATAGAAATATTATAATCCAAATTATCATTT contains:
- a CDS encoding DUF2029 domain-containing protein; this translates as MFIKKASFTAITIISCLLYYIFAYHLERTFFGKIILFWTALFTGYIFFINLNFSFKNLATIAILFRLVFLLAMPNLSQDFYRFIWDGRMILENLNPYISLPQTFIEEEFLIIEQAEELYAGMGPMNGSHYTNYPPLNQLCFFIAALFSGKSILGSVIIMRLQIIFADIGIIYFGSKLLRKLDINPNNIFLYALNPFIIIELTGNLHYEPVMLFFLIIALYLFHKRKWILSGFMFAFSISIKLIPLLFLPIFLKRFLLRGRKIKWKENGIKLLLFYVIIIGTNGILFLPFISEFLISNYSNSVGLWFRSFEFNASLYYIFREIGYLFRGYNEIAIIGKITPILTIIFILLISLFRRNKTTTEIITTMLLASSFYYFTTTTMHPWYLATLVVLSIFTEYRFPLIWSFIIILSYQAYANLTWKENLWFVTLEYSILYGFLIYELKKPTQRLSGKNCYEKEKESGL
- a CDS encoding acyltransferase translates to MSKLKEYFSHETAVIDEGCVIGQGTKIWHFSHVMTNCSIGEGCNLGQNVVVSPSVVLGKNVKVQNNVSIYTGVICEDDVFLGPSMVFTNVINPRSAVNRKNEFKQTLVKKGASIGANATIICGITIGEYALIGAGAVVTKDVPAFALVVGNPSKPIGWVSKNGHRLNFNENGRAICPETSEKYILIEDRLMLEK
- a CDS encoding energy transducer TonB; translation: MKKLKKHPRKQLEKYSNIFTQLGLVLVLFIVFVTLEHQTEKKSEAIARDFIINDDNTFTLSDYVKIPKIVEVHKPTPKPRVIPKVVPLINFKPVKETSKIEVTEPAIVVSDNTPVITTKVIPAENKEPTLVGPVSINNVQRAPIFKGCERSSEIENRRCFESKMKQLVLRNFNTELANELGLRSGKKRIMTQFVIDKNGYVTDIQIRAPHPELKKEAGRIIGKIPKLTPGMQNDKAVKVKYTLPISFMVE
- a CDS encoding energy transducer TonB, with product MEIKKNPKFNLENYSKLFIQLGLVLALFVTYVAIEHKTYDKSIGDLGVADLGNDIDEETLVINAPPPPPPPPVTPPPPTPEKIEVVEDDKEIEETVIESTETDESESVEVEEIVEAVEEEEVIEDVPFSIIEDVPVFPGCTGSNQQKKDCLNKKMRKHVQRYFDAELANELGLPSGKKRIFVQFKIDKDGSITSIQARAPHPRLKKEAERIVKKLPKMKPGRQRGKAVRVGYTLPITFNVE
- a CDS encoding VanZ family protein gives rise to the protein MQSKFIYLAIVVTVGIAVLSLIKINAPAVSLSYSDKAFHTLAYFVLGFLWLLAIRKKGTKFAVILLVILFGILLEILQSLLTDYRTFEYLDMVANSLGAFISVLAFTYIEKKQSKLLNSL
- the gcvH gene encoding glycine cleavage system protein GcvH, coding for MNIPAELKYTKDHEWVKVEGDVAIIGITDFAQSELGDIVYVDVDTLDETVETEEVFGSVEAVKTVSDLFMPLTGEIIEFNEKLEDEPELVNSDPYGEGWMIKVKISDNAQVDSLLDADAYKEIIAE